The nucleotide window TGCTTTCATTCGTGAGGATGGTATAATTATCTCTggcttacaaatgaggaaactaaagtgCAGGGAGGTTCCGTGTGGCGAACATAGAACTCCCAGTCAAGTGCTGACAGTTGCCTTGCCCCAAGCCTCCTTCCCAACCTTAAAAGGCTTTCAAATGGCCCTGAGCCAGTACTGGGGTAAACCtgcgccccccccccgccaaccaccaccacacacatacaaccCTCGGCCAAATCTCAGCCCAAGCCAGGTATTGACCGGAATCCTGGAGCCAGGCCTGGGCCCCCGAAGAGGAGCGGGGAGCTGAGTCAGAAGCCAGATCCCGGAGGTGATGGAAGGACGGAAGCATGCAGTGGAGGGATGGGTATGATTCAGCGCGGTGGGAGGGGCAAGCAGAAGAATACCTAACACGTGGGCTCCTGGGAGGGGGATGTAGGCTAAGGAACAGGCAGACCTGCAGGCCTGCAAAGCCAGACAGGTGCAAAGGACCAAAGGACCTAATGCAGGACTGGGACTCAGGTCAGACACTGCCAAGAACTCCCTAATCTCTTTGATCGTGAAGGTGCTGAGGACCCAGGACCACAGCACAGTGGGCTCTGTAATCGTGTCTCCGGCAGCACTGAGTGAAAGGAAAGGACAGAACAAGGCGTACTATTCCCTGTCCAGGCACGCctagcccctccccctgcccacctAATTCCCAGGCTCCTTCAGGGCTCTGATGTCTCTCAGTCCAGGATCTCACAACACCACAGTCCGCTTGGCCAGTCTAGGGACCAGGTTCATCTACCCTGCATTGTCCTCTATCCCAGGTCTGCTGACCTAGGTTGATTACCCAGTGGTAATTTCCttaatgaacttccctggtggctcagatggtaaagtgtctgcctacaatgcaggagacccaggttcgatccctgggtcaggaagatctcctggagaaggaaatggcaacccactccagtatccttgcctggaaaatcccatggacggaggagcctggtaggctacagcccacgtgCGACTTTTCCTTTTGAAACACCCCCTACCCTctctcacctccccaccccaccactgcCCAGGGCCAGCACTTTGTCAGCCCAGCAACCTGAATGACTTGAACCGGCCATGCACACCAACACCAGTCCTCAACCTGAAAGAAACCGGGCTCAAATCCAAAGGAAGTAGTCTGACACCAAGAAAGGActttcataaaaatagaaaacgAGGCAGCCTCAGCTACGTCCCAGGAGGTACTCTCAGATGCATCTTCTTTCAGGCTCTGGGTTCAACTGAAGGAGCAAGGGAGCAGGGGAAGGTTGTGGCACTTAAAAGCATCTGTTTTTATAGGAGGTGGGAATAGGGGTGACCATTCTAGAGAGGAAATGACCTCAGAAGACTCCTGATGGCTTTTAAACCCTTTAAGGTGggagattctttatctctgagactCAGGGATAATTTGCTTTCCCCACAGAACCTGGTTCAGGGAAATGCCATGGGAGGAGGGCATTTAGAGGATGTCGAAAGACACACTTCAGTGACTTCATGAATTGGCCTCTCTGGCATGTGCCTTGGGAATTTGGCCACTGCCTTGGGGCCAGAGCCATTTAAAATGCTTGCACTAGAGCAGCCAACACAGGAGAATGGACTAGAATGCACACTGCTTGAGAGCCCAAGCACCAGGCTAGGAGTGGGAAGGGTCACTGCTCACCCCGCCCAGCCCCGGGGCCCGCGGGCTCCCTACCAGGTCTCACGGCCAGTGTGGCAGCACAGCGGGCCTGGCCCAGCTCGTTGGTGGCAGTGGCTGCATAGCTCCCGGCATCGGCAGCCCGGGCCTCCCGGAGCAGCAGGGTATGCCGCTCGCCTTCTGCCCGGATGAGAAGGCGGCCATCACTGCGCAGCGGGGACCCATCCTTCTGCCAGGACACTGTGGGGAAGCAGCGGGGTGACCAGGTTGTCCTTGCCCACAGGGACCCACTGGGGCCaatctgcccccaccccaccccatacaGGGCCCACAgcactcctctccccaccccagggaaTCCTGAGGACTGGCCTCTCGGTCACAAAAGTCCAGGCCCACCTTCCCCTCTCTCAAGGGACTGTGCCTCCctagcacacacagacacacacatacacgacaCAGCAGTCCGGCCAGCCCCAGGGAATGGATGGTCTCCCCGCCCGCTCCCCgtaccccctccctccccttccccccaaggactggggtgggaggcagggaagggagaATCTCCCCTCCTTCTCTCAATCTTAGCCTGACCCCAGGCCTAGAGCTCAccttggggtggggggttggcGGTGACAATACACTTGAGCAGCACGTCCACCCCTGGGGCCACCACTGCATTTTGCAGGGGGATCTCAAACACAGgggcctccaggggctcttctccagCAGACACGTAGGAGTCATCCGAAGACTCTGCAGGACACATGGGCGAGAGGGCAAGGGGACATGTCCCTGTGGGAATGACTCGCGGGGAGAGGGGGCAAACCCAGGGAGCGGGCCTTCTGGAAGGCAAGGGTTGGAGAGCAAAGGGTCTCTGTCCTGAACCTCCTGAgacagggaagaaaggaaaacagaagggaGTTCTCAAACAGAACAGGGTGGCGGGACTCTATGGTGGTTTGGCTGCTTAATTTTAGCCACAGTTAGGAGGCTGGCTTCTGGAGGAAGACAGGgcctgtgctgtgtgtgtctttACACAAATCAGTCCTCAGCGAACATAGATCAGGCCCTGTGCAAGGCGCTCTGAGGAGGACACGACTTCAGAAGCTTCCAAACAGAGAATAAGCCAATAGCAACCCAAGACCTAAGCAATGCTAGTGTGACAGGGCAATATGTGGTAAACTGCCAAACTAGTGATGCCACTGGATTAAAAAAAGGGAGCAGCAGGGGCTTCTGTACCCATGAGAGACCTCATGAAGATCAGCTTTGATTGTGTCCATTCACCAAACAGTAGCACTGTACTTAGTTACTCTGTATGGGTACCAGCGACACAACAGGAAACAAGAGGCAGTCCCTGCTTACAGGAagacaccatacacacacaggaAGAGAGCTCGTACACATGAAGAGACCATAAAACCCCACGGTCGTGACTCTCTCTGGGTGTTTTCTAATTCTGACATTCTATAAGCTAgataacgggcttcccaggtggcgatggtggtaaagaacccacactGGCAGGAGAACTAAAAGATGtcagctcagtccctgggttgggaagatttcctggagaaaaacacggcaacccactccagtattcttgcctgtaaaattccatggacagagaagcctgggcaggctacaatccatgggatcgcaaagagttggacacgaccgaagtgactgaacacagcacatGAGCCAGATAACGCACAGTGTCTGTAGCCAAAAGAGCCATGGAGATCTCAGTTATGCTGTTTTCTAGCTACAAAACCTTGGACAAATTAGAaaatctctgtgcctcagctttaTCTGTTAAATGGAGCTGATAAATAGCACCCAACATCCTATAGAACTGGTATATAGATTAAAATACAGTAATACACCCAGTTAACACAACGCCTGGACATGGCTGTGGATGCTCGATAATGTGGCTAGTAGGACGATGAACAGGTGCCTAATCATCTCTAAAGATCTTGAGACAATAATACTAAAATGAAGAATAATGTGATGCAAAAAAGGGGGAGGAATGGTATGTGCACTGCAAGAGACACCAACAATGTGTCCTAAGAGCAGGGGGTTGACATATCTGGCCTGGAAAAACAGCAGAGGCAGGAGAGAGTTGAGGATGGCTTCCTCAGGCTCGCACCAGAAGTGGCCCCAAGTTGATGTCCAGTTGAGCAGAGTTAGGGGTAGAGGCATTTGGGGTACTGGCCACCATCCACAGGAGTGTGAGACAACACACTGGTTGGCATGTGATCACAGTCAGCTCAGCCACGCAGAGACTCAAAAGATAGGAGAGATGAGGCTAGAAGGGAGTCTGGGTGAGATCTTAGTAGCCGTGATTGGTCAGGTGATGTATGGGGATAAGATCAATGCTGAGAACTGGCTGGCCATAAGCTCAACAGTAAGAGGGACATGACCAATTATTTATTGAGATGGAATTTGGTCTCTTCCCCCACAGACCAGTGGGGGTGTGGAGGGTTTCCCCCCACCATTAAATCCTTGACCCAACAGCCCAGCAGGCCACTAAATCCAAGGGACGTTATAGAAGGCATTGGGCATGGGATCTCTGCTCCCAGCTCCGCTCCGCCCAGCCTCCATCAAAACATTCTCACACTCTCACCATCGGACAGGTCATATACAAGGGGCTTTCAACAATCCTTCACTCAAACTGGAACCTGGGACCATGCATTTCCTCTGAAACTGCACCCTCGCAACTGCCTAGCAGTCTCGCTCTTTCCGGACATGCTCCCACCCAGGTCTCACTCAGCACCGTCTACCCTCCCCGAGTTCTTACCGAGCTCAGGCGAGGTGGGCCGCGCCCGGCGACCTCTGCCCTGGCTGCGGGCCCCTCGGCGGTCCCAGGCCCCCCAAGGACCGTCCTCCTCCGGCCCTCTGCGCAGCCTCTTCTCGGCCTCGGGCCCCgccctgttcttctccaaggtctGGGACACAGCAGCGCCCTCCTGGCCCGGCGTGGCCCAGGGCAGGAAGCGCACAGCCTGCGGCGGGGGCTCCCGCTTCCGACCCGGGGGAGCTTTCGTCCTGGTCTCGGGGGGCTCGGAGGTGGGGGGCGGCACTGGGCTCCGGCACTCCTGGATGGCTCTGCTCCGGGTCAGCGGGAACTGGTCCCGGCGCCTAACCTCCTGCTGCGGGCCTTCCCCCGGCTCCGTCCTGCCCGCTGGCCCACGGCCCCGGGGCCTCCCTGGCTCATCCCCGGGCTTTTCCGCGACGCTCGCAGGGGGCGGCTGGGCGGCGGCGGGGCTCAAGGCCCGCGGGGTCTTGGGGGTGGAGGGCTGGGAGAAGAGGGGCGGCTCGCCGGGCTCTCGGGGGGACGGGGCGCGCTGCAGCGTGGCGCGCAGGGACTCGTGAGAGCGCACCAGCTCCTCCCGCGACGTGGAGCGGCGGATGCGGCCCAGCTCCTGGGCGAAGCGCAGCTCGAGGTCGGACGCCGGGCTGCGCTGACGCGTGCGCTCGTCCAGCGAGGCCGCCTTCTGCTGGAATAGGCGGCGCCGCTCGGCCACGCTGCCCGCCGGCGCCCGCAGCTCCTCCTGCGAGGCCCTGGGCGTGCCCCACGGCCCGCCGCCCTCGGACTTGGGCTGCTCCAGCGAACGGGCCTTGCGCAGGGGAACCCAGGGCCGCAGGGGCGCCGGCGGCGAGTCGCTGCGCTCCAGGCTGCGCCGGCGCTCCTCGAAGAACTGCAGCTTGTCCAGGATGCGGGAGCCAGCGCGCACCAGCCTCGGGGAGCGGCCCAGCGCCGACTGGCGGCCCGAGGCCTCGCTCAGGGGCGTCTGAGGCCGGGACTCCGCCGTGCCCGCTAGCGAGGGCCCGGACGACTTGGGCTTTTTCCCTCGCTTCTCTTCGGCGGTGGCGTCCTCGGGCAGCACGGGCTCCCGAGAGCGCCGGTGGGGCGGCGTAGGGGTGGCCAGGGGCTGGCCACCGGTTCCCGGGGGGGGCCGCTTACCCACCCGAGGGGACGGTGGGGGCAGCAGCGCGGATTTGGAGGGGGGCGGCAGGGCTGGGCGACGAGGGGCTTCGCTGGCGGGCTGAGGCTGAAGGTCAGGCTCCTCCTTGTGCAGTCCGCTCTGAGGGACACTGCTGCGGGACCAAGACGAAGAGGGGCAGGAGATTCAGGGGGCCTCCCTTCCAGGCCTTCGGGTCGTGACAGGCAGGAATCGGGCGGTGGGCATGCTGGGAAGGCTTGGGGGTGACATCGGCCAGCCCCTcctccgcccccccaccccccaagagGAACGCACAGCCAGAGCAGGTGCTGGGGAGAGGCTGGCGGCTCTGGCCCCGGAAGATTGGGCTGGTGGCTGGGTCCAGGAACAGACTCAGTCCCAGGGGCTCTGGCcagccccctctccccagccccagaagctgggaaacagcagaaacagaaaCTAAgtggtggggggaaaaaaaaaggatgaggcTGAAGACCCAAAAGATGAAGTGGGCAGGGAAGGCGGGAGGGCGGGATGGGGCGGGGCCCTCTCAGGAATTCAGCCTCCCACTCATTCCTGCCCCCAGCTGGCCCCCACAGCCCTGCCCTTCCTCAGCAGGGCATACCCCTTCACTGTGCCCCGGGAAGA belongs to Capra hircus breed San Clemente chromosome 2, ASM170441v1, whole genome shotgun sequence and includes:
- the SPEG gene encoding striated muscle preferentially expressed protein kinase isoform X9, producing the protein MQKARGTRGEDAGTRAPPSPRVPPKRAKVGAGGGAAAAVAGAPVFLRPLKDAAVSAGSDVRLRVVVSGTPQPSLSWFRDGQRLPPPAPEPSCLWLRSCGPRDAGVYSCRAQNQRGQASCEAVLTVLEVGDSETGEDDISDGQGTQRLELRDDGAFSTPTGGSDTLVGTSLDTPPTSVTGTSEEQVSWWGSGQTVLEQEAGSRAGTRRLPGSPRQAQATGAGPRHLGVEPLVRASRANLVGASWGSEDSLSVASDLYGSAFSLYRGRALSIHVSVPQSGLHKEEPDLQPQPASEAPRRPALPPPSKSALLPPPSPRVGKRPPPGTGGQPLATPTPPHRRSREPVLPEDATAEEKRGKKPKSSGPSLAGTAESRPQTPLSEASGRQSALGRSPRLVRAGSRILDKLQFFEERRRSLERSDSPPAPLRPWVPLRKARSLEQPKSEGGGPWGTPRASQEELRAPAGSVAERRRLFQQKAASLDERTRQRSPASDLELRFAQELGRIRRSTSREELVRSHESLRATLQRAPSPREPGEPPLFSQPSTPKTPRALSPAAAQPPPASVAEKPGDEPGRPRGRGPAGRTEPGEGPQQEVRRRDQFPLTRSRAIQECRSPVPPPTSEPPETRTKAPPGRKREPPPQAVRFLPWATPGQEGAAVSQTLEKNRAGPEAEKRLRRGPEEDGPWGAWDRRGARSQGRGRRARPTSPELESSDDSYVSAGEEPLEAPVFEIPLQNAVVAPGVDVLLKCIVTANPPPQVSWQKDGSPLRSDGRLLIRAEGERHTLLLREARAADAGSYAATATNELGQARCAATLAVRPGGSTSPFSSPITSDEEYLSPPEEFPEPGETWPRAPTMKLSPGQNRHSSDTGSKAPPTFKVSLMDQSVREGQDVTMSIRVQGEPKPVVSWLRNRQPVRPDQRRFAEEAEDGLCRLRILAAERGDAGFYTCKAVNEYGARQCEARLEVRGE
- the SPEG gene encoding striated muscle preferentially expressed protein kinase isoform X8, which translates into the protein MQKARGTRGEDAGTRAPPSPRVPPKRAKVGAGGGAAAAVAGAPVFLRPLKDAAVSAGSDVRLRVVVSGTPQPSLSWFRDGQRLPPPAPEPSCLWLRSCGPRDAGVYSCRAQNQRGQASCEAVLTVLEVGDSETGEDDISDGQGTQRLELRDDGAFSTPTGGSDTLVGTSLDTPPTSVTGTSEEQVSWWGSGQTVLEQEAGSRAGTRRLPGSPRQAQATGAGPRHLGVEPLVRASRANLVGASWGSEDSLSVASDLYGSAFSLYRGRALSIHVSVPQSGLHKEEPDLQPQPASEAPRRPALPPPSKSALLPPPSPRVGKRPPPGTGGQPLATPTPPHRRSREPVLPEDATAEEKRGKKPKSSGPSLAGTAESRPQTPLSEASGRQSALGRSPRLVRAGSRILDKLQFFEERRRSLERSDSPPAPLRPWVPLRKARSLEQPKSEGGGPWGTPRASQEELRAPAGSVAERRRLFQQKAASLDERTRQRSPASDLELRFAQELGRIRRSTSREELVRSHESLRATLQRAPSPREPGEPPLFSQPSTPKTPRALSPAAAQPPPASVAEKPGDEPGRPRGRGPAGRTEPGEGPQQEVRRRDQFPLTRSRAIQECRSPVPPPTSEPPETRTKAPPGRKREPPPQAVRFLPWATPGQEGAAVSQTLEKNRAGPEAEKRLRRGPEEDGPWGAWDRRGARSQGRGRRARPTSPELESSDDSYVSAGEEPLEAPVFEIPLQNAVVAPGVDVLLKCIVTANPPPQVSWQKDGSPLRSDGRLLIRAEGERHTLLLREARAADAGSYAATATNELGQARCAATLAVRPGGSTSPFSSPITSDEEYLSPPEEFPEPGETWPRAPTMKLSPGQNRHSSDTGSKAPPTFKVSLMDQSVREGQDVTMSIRVQGEPKPVVSWLRNRQPVRPDQRRFAEEAEDGLCRLRILAAERGDAGFYTCKAVNEYGARQCEARLEVRGRGRGGRGDGAV